A stretch of DNA from Aspergillus flavus chromosome 3, complete sequence:
GCCTTTGTTGCCCTCCACCTAGGTTACCATCACTATGCTACTCTTTTGTACTTCCCGTATCTCGGCTCTCAGATGACTCATATCCTTGATCAGAAACTCTTTGCCACACGATGCAAGTACCACGCGGCAGCCTTCAGCGACCTCTTGAGATCATCTAATGAAACGAAGGGGTGCCAAGCTGTATACTTCATTGTCGCTCATATGACAGTGACGTCATCGTCGGCGCTGCTTCATACGCTACTCTTTGGCCAAGAGGATGAGTTATTCAACACCAAAAAGAGGTTATATTACAACTTCCAGATTTTACTACGGTTAAAATCATATTGGAGAGGCGTAGGCATGATGGTGAGTCTCTGGCATAAGTCAGTCGTATTTAGTCAATCAGCTGTCTAATAATTCTAAGATCGAACGCCTTTTTACATTTCAAAAGGCCTGCATGCTGTCAATGGATCGGATTTATACTATGGACAAATGGATTGTGAAGTTCCTACTGCAGCACGCCTTGCCAATAGAGGGGAATCCTGGCCCACCGGCCACGTCTCAGCTGGCCGAGAGAGACAGGTTTGCCAACGATGCGCTGTCAATGCTTCGACCACAGGGGTCTCGATAGGTATAATCTCTCATATTATCTCTTACGCGCTAATTTTCTCGGTATTCGCGGCTCTTTGATGTGTCACCCCCTCCACTGACCTCCCAACGTTCGCATCGTCACCATCAAATAATGCTGTAATTTCCTCCAAGGTCGGACCTTTTGTCTCGACAAAAAGGAACCAAATACAAAGACACTCAACGACAAGAATGGCGATataaacaaaataaaatttcCATTGCAATCTTTCCAAACCAATCGGGTTCACGTATTGATTGAAGACCGATGCCGCTGATGTGCAAGCGAACGCAACAGCCATTCCCTTCGCTCGGATTTGAAATGGAAGGATCTCCGCGCAGTAAGCCACGGTGAGTCCGGGCCACGCGAAGCCTGCCACACCGTAAAAGAGAAATATCATTGCAATCACCGCGCTTCCTGCTCCGGTGTCTCCTGTATTCGCATAAACAGCGGAACATCTGCGCCATTGGTCAGAAAACGTCCAATCTCTATAGATAACGAGTGGCAGATGGGTGTACCCTGTCCAAATACTGAAGCTTACCAGCATTCCTACGGCTGCGATCATAAAGAGCATCCGCCGGCCCAGAACGTcgacgaggaaggaggagaatccGATAGCCACAAGGAAGGACCAAAGTTGCAAGCCTCCGTTAATCACCGCCTGATCATGCGACGACTCGATACCCACTGAGTTCAGGATCGAGTGCAGGTAATATGATACCAGGCCATTTCCCGAACattgagaaaagaaggaaaccAACACAATCAGGAGGAGACGTTTACGATTTCCCGGAGTTTTTATAAGGGTCTGCCAGCCGTTCCGGGagttttcctcttccagtcGCAAGGTTCCCTGAATCTCATAGAACTCAAATGCACAGAGTTGATCCGTTTGGTCCCCATTGCCATGATACTGTCAATTTAACCGGTTAACCAAATTGAGATCcaaaaattttttttcctcaTAGGACTAAAGAGCCTCGTCGCCCAAGAGTCAACTAACAAAGGAACACAAGAGATGACGACGTACCTTTACCAAGATGTTGAAGGCTTCATCTGGCCTGTTTTTGGCGCATAGCCAGCGAGGACTTTCCGGGAGGAACCAGATTCCTACAAATTGAATAGCAGGCATAGCTGCTTGCATCCCAACCGGTATCCTCCAAGATGCTTCCGAATTATATTTAATGGTCCCAAAAACAGTCCAAGCCGCGACAATTGATCCAATATACCACAGAGTGTTGTACATAGTTGTCAATGTTCCGCGGTGCTGAGGATGTGCCAGCTCTGTGATGAGCAACGGGGCCGACCCCTGACTGATGTTGGAACTGTGTTGACTTGGTCATTGATGGAACTTATAGGGGTTGAGGTAAACGTACCCAAGACCGACCAGGAATCTTCCAGCGATGAACATTCCACTGTTCACAGGTGGGACAACCTGTATTATTGTGCCAATGAAGATCACGACAAGGCCCACTGCTACACCGATCCTGCGTCCCAACAGGTCGGCCACATAAGAGGCTGTTTGTCCCGAAGTCAGTATCGTCACCGTGTGAGAGGATAAGGCACCCAAGTGACATACCGAAGAAAAGAGCGCAGACCCCACCAATATTCTGGATCGCTGTGAATAACCCAAGCGTTGACCCTGTGGGATTATCAAAATCTATTCAAG
This window harbors:
- a CDS encoding putative MFS sugar transporter encodes the protein MGSVKNLDQEADVSIEHAEIASSHAPPAYEIPRVTWWKLHGLRKLYAMMPLLFLGSTINGYDGSLLNGLQTMSPWQTYFDNPTGSTLGLFTAIQNIGGVCALFFASYVADLLGRRIGVAVGLVVIFIGTIIQVVPPVNSGMFIAGRFLVGLGSNISQGSAPLLITELAHPQHRGTLTTMYNTLWYIGSIVAAWTVFGTIKYNSEASWRIPVGMQAAMPAIQFVGIWFLPESPRWLCAKNRPDEAFNILVKYHGNGDQTDQLCAFEFYEIQGTLRLEEENSRNGWQTLIKTPGNRKRLLLIVLVSFFSQCSGNGLVSYYLHSILNSVGIESSHDQAVINGGLQLWSFLVAIGFSSFLVDVLGRRMLFMIAAVGMLVSFSIWTGCSAVYANTGDTGAGSAVIAMIFLFYGVAGFAWPGLTVAYCAEILPFQIRAKGMAVAFACTSAASVFNQYVNPIGLERLQWKFYFVYIAILVVECLCIWFLFVETKGPTLEEITALFDGDDANVGRSVEGVTHQRAANTEKISA